GCCCAGGCCGCCGCGAAACCGAACACGCCCGTCGGCCGCCACCGCTCGATGCCGGCCAGCACCGCCGCGCCGTCGCCCTGCGTCGACAGGAACAGCACCTCGCTGCGGTTGCACAGCGCCAGGTTCAACGTCGAGACGCCCGCCGCGTGCGCGGCCGGCAGCGCGCTCAGGATCCGCCCCACCCCGCGGGCCCGCGGCGCCGCCAACCGGAACAGCCGGGTCGCCGCGAACAGGCTGGCGTGCGAATGCACCACCGCCGCCGGCATCCGGGTCGTCCCCGAGGAGTGCGTGATCACCACCGGGTCGTCCGCGTGATGCCGGTACGGGGCCGGAGCCAGCGCCGGATCGCCCGTGCCCGGCTCCGCCGCGTCCGCGTGCAGACCCGCCGGCAGCTCCTCGCCCGCCAGCCGCGCCCGCAGCTCCGGATCGGTCAGCAGCGCCACGCCGCGCAGCCGCCGCAGGTACTCGGCCGCCACGTCGCCCGGCAGGTGACGGTTCATCAGCGCCGGAACCGCCCCCAGCCAGGCCAGCGCCAGGAAGTTCAGCAGGCAGTCCGCCGAACCCGACACGTACAGCGCCACCGGGTCCCGCGGCCCCACCCCCTGCCCGTGCCACCACGCCGCCCGGGCCGCCACCCGCTCCCGCAACCGGCCCAGCGTCAACGGCTGCCACGCCGGGAAGCCGTCCACCGGGACGTCGAACGCCGCGCCGGGCCCGTCCGGGTCCGCGCCGTGCTCCAGCAGCTTCCACAGCACGTTGCCCGTGCCCAGGTCCGGGTCCGCGGCAAGCCGCGCCCTGATGCCGGTGTCCGTCACTCTGCTCTCCTCCACCCGTCGCCGACCGGTCGTCGGACCACCTGCTCCACCGCTGCCCGTAGCTGCGCCCGGCTCGGCTGGCACGCCAGGTCGAGCGCCGGGGCGAACGGCAGCACCGCCCCGTCCGGGCGGGTCACCCGGCGCGGCGGGGCCAGCAGCCGCATCTCCTCGGCCGCCGTCGCCACCACCTCCGCCCCGATCCCGCAGGACCGGTTGGAGTCGTCGACCACCACCAGCCGGCCGGTCCGCTCCAAGGACGCCGCCAGCCCGTCCCAGTCGAACGGGAACAGCGACCGCGGATCGAACACCTCCACCGAGATCCGCCCCGCCACCTCCTCCGCCACCGCCAGCGCCTCCTGCACCAGGTGCCCGACCGCGACCACCGTCACGTCCGTGCCCGCCCGGTGCACCCGGCCCACCCCCAACGGCACCGGCGCCAAGGCCGCCAGGTCCACGTCCTCCCGCACCCCCAGCGACCCGGCCGGCGCGAACACCACCACCGGGTCGTCCTCGCGCAGCGCCGACACCAGCAGCCCGTACGCGTCCGAGGGCGTGGCCGGCACCACCGTCTTCACCCCCACGTGCGCGAACAGGCTGTACGGATGGTCCGAGTGCTGGCCCGCCCAGCTCTCCCGCGAGCCCGAACCCGGCAGCAGGTAGGTCACCGGCACCCGGGTCTGACCGCCGGTCATCAGCGCGAGCTTGTGCGCCTGATTGGCGATCTGCTCGAACACCAGGAACAGCAGCGCCGGGATCTGGAACTCGACCAGCGGCCGCACCCCCGCCAGCGCCGCGCCCGTGGCGAACGAGGTGAACGCCTGCTCCGAGATTGGCGTGTCCAGCACCCGCTCCGGGCCGAACCGCTTCAGCAGCCCCGCCGTGACATTGCTGACCGCCACCCGCACGTCCTCGCCGAACACGCACACGTCCGCGTCGCGCGCCATCTCGTCGGCGACCGCCCGGTTCAACGCCTTCAGGTACGACAGGTTCGCCATCAGCGCACCCCCGCGCCCGACCGGCCGCGCAGCCCCGACGCATAGAGGCCGTCCAGCGCCGAGGCCGGATCAGGGTGCGGACTGGTGAGCGCGAACTCCACCGCGTAGTCCAGCAGTTGGCCCAGTTCCGCATCGATCGCGGCTCGCTGCGCCGCCGGGATCCGGGCGCCCTGCACCTCCAGCGGGTCCCGGGCCCGGCCCTCCGCCACCTCCGCCGCCGAGCGGTAGCGCGGACGCGCCGCGTGCTCCCAGGTGTGGTGCGCGTCCCAGCGGTACACCACGCACTCCAGCAGCGTCGGTCCGTCCCCGGCGCGGGCCCGCGCCACCGCCTCCGCGGTCGCCTCCCGCACCGCCTGCGGATCCGTGCCGTCCACCGTGCGGGCCGGGATGCCGAACGCCCGGGCCCGGCCCGGAATGCTGCCCGCCACCGTGTCCGCCGTCCGCATCGAGGTCGCGAACCCGTTGTTCTCGCACACCAGCACCGTCGGCGTCCGCCACAGCGCCGCCAGGTTGAACGCCTCCAGCAGCACGCCCTGGCTCACCGCCCCGTCGCCGAAGTACGACACCGCGACCCGGTCCGAACCAGCCCGGCGCAGTGCCCAGGCCGCGCCCGCCGCGATCGGCACCGCCGCCCCGACGATCGCGTTCGCCCCCAGCACCCCCACGGCGAAGTCCGCCGCGTGCATCGAGCCGCCCCGGCCCCGGTTCAACCCCGTGGCGCGGCCCGCGAGTTCGGCCATCATCCGGGCCGGGTCGGCGCCCTTCGCCAGCACGTGGCCGTGCCCGCGGTGGGTGCTGGTGACCACGTCGTCCGGGCGCAGCGCGGCACAGCTGCCCGCCGCCACCGCCTCCTGCCCGGTGTACGGGTGGATGCCGCCCGGTACCACGCCCGCCCGGACCAGCTGCACCGCCCGCTCCTCGAAACCGCGGATCAGCGCCACCGTGCGGTACAGCGCCGCCGGGTCCGACGGATCGTCAGCCACGGCCGCCCGCCCCCTCGGAGCGCCACAGCACCGGGCAGAACTCGGGGTCCGCGTAGTCCGGCCGGCCGTCCGGCAGCCGCCGCACCAGCACGTCGTGGTTGTACACCGCTGGGCTGCCGTCGGCCAGCGGGAACGGCCGGTACTCGTTCGCCCCGTCCTGCAGGTGGAAGGAGACCGCCCGACGCGGCCGCGCACTGCGGTTCGGACCCGAGCCGTGGTACGTGCGGCAGTGGTGGAAACTCACGTGCCCCTTCGGGATCACCAGCGGCACCTTGCGGATCTCCGCGCCGTTGTGGCGAGCGTTCACCGCCAGCAGCCGCTCCAGGTCGCCCCGGTCCCGGTCCGCGAAGTGCCGGGTCACCGAATCCTCCCGGCCCACCTCCCGCCAACGGTGGCTGCCGTCCACCACGGTGAGCGTGCCCATCTCCTCGTCGCAGTCGTGGAACGGCACGAACGCCGTCAGCATCCGCTCGGAGGAGCACGTCGACCAGTAGTGCTTGTCGATGTGCCACGGCACGATGTTGCTCGGCGCGCCCGCGATCGGCGGCTTCAGGATCAGCGTCGACTGGAACACCCGGATCTCCGCCGCCCCCGCCAGCAGCGCCGCCACCGCCCCCAGCAGCGGCTTGCCCAGCACCTTCGCGATCGGGTCGCTCTCGTAGTGCACGTAGTCGTTGTGCCGCTGCACCGGCCCGTCGGACGGCTGCCACGCCGCCAGCCGCGGCGGCCGCACCGGCAGCGCCCGGCTGCGCTCGCCCGCGTAGTACGCCTCGCTCGCGGCCGCCAGCCGGTCCACCTCCGCGTCGGTGAACAGCTGCTTCGACAGGTACCAGCCGTGCTCGGCGTAGAACGCGACGTCCGCGGCGTCCGGGAGCAGCGCCGACTCCTCGGCAGTCAGTTCGAACCGCACCTCCCCGGCCATCAGCGGACCACCTCGGCGGGCACCCGGACGGCCGCGAGCTCGCGCTCCTTGGCCTCGTACAGCGCCGGGATGTTGCTGGTGCCGAAGGTCCGGGCGCCGTGACGCTCGATCAGCTCCCAGAAGAACGTCCGCCGCAGGTGCATCGAGGTCGCGAAGATCTGGAACAGCTCGCCCCAGTGGTCGCGGTCCAGCAGGATGCCGCGCCGGCGCAGCCGCTCCGGCGGACTGCCCGGCAGCGTGTCGTAGTAGCCGTCCGGGGTCGCCGCGAACCCGATCCCGCGCGCCGCCATCGCGTCCACCGCACCCGCGACGTCCGCGCACGCCAGCGCCAGGTGCTGGACGCCCGGGCCGCCGTGCCAGGCCAGGAAGTCGTCGATCTGCCCCGGCGCCCGCGACGGGTCCGGCTGGATCAGCGTCAACGTCACCCCGCCGCCCGGCGCCTGCACCACCTGCGAGAACATCCCCTGGTCGGCGACCTCGATGTACTCCTCGAAGATCACCTCGAAGCCGAACGCCCGCCGGTAGAACTCCGTGGTCACGCCCAACTGCCCGTGCGGCACGCACACCGCCGCGTGGTCGATGCCGTCCACCAGCTCGGGACGGCCCCCCGGCTCCGGGTCGCCCGGCTGCGACACCGCCCGCAGGCCCGGCAGGAACTCCTCGCCGTCGCCGCGGCGCTCCACCAGCCGGTGCACCACGTCGCCGAACCCCGACACCGCCGCCGTCACCAGCGACCGCCCGTGCACCGCCGGGCGCTCCACCGCCGCCGCGCCGCCCGCCACCGCCGCGTCGAACGCCGCCGCCGCGTCCGCGACCCCGAACGCGACGACCGCCACGCCGTCACCGTGCCGGGCGACGTACCGCGCCGCCGGGTGATCCGCCGTCAGGCCCGAGGTCAGCAGCACCCGGCAGCCGCCCTGCCCCAGCAGCAGCGTGCGCTGCCCGGCCAGACCGGTCTCCGGACCGCCCTGCCCCAGCAGGCGGAAACCCATACCCGCGGACAGGACGTACGCCGCCTGGCGCGCGTCACCCACGTAGAACTCGACATGATCGACGCCGAGGATTTTCATGACGACAGCTGTTCCTTCTCTGAGTCGACGGTGCGTCAGGTACGAAAGGGCCCGGGGGAGGGACGGGTCAGACCGGGCGGACCAGGCGGGTGCCGGGGTGGCCGAGGACCAGGCTGACGTTGTGGCCGCCGAAGCCGAACGAGTTCGACAGCACGTGGCCGATCCCCGGCACGGGGCGCGGCCCCTTGCGGACGTGGTCCAGCTCGCACGCCGGATCCGGATCGTCCAGGTTGTGCGTCGGCGGCAGCAGCCCGCGCCGCAGCGCCAGCACCGACACCGCCGACTCCACCACCCCCGAGGCGCCCAGCAGATGGCCCGTCACCGCCTTGGTCGAACTGACCGGCGGCCCCGCCGGGCCGAACACCTCGCGGATCGCCGCCGCCTCCGCCGCGTCGCCCACCTTGGTGCCCGTGCCGTGCGCGTTCACATAGCCGACCTCCGCCGGCCCGATCCCCGCACTGCGCAGAGCCATCCGCATGCACGCCGCCGCGCCCCCGCCGTCCGGACGCGGCGTGGTCGGATGGTGGGCGTCGTTGCTCGCCCCCCACCCCAGCACCTCGGCGTACCCGGCCGCGCCCCGCCCGTCCGCGTGCGCCGCCCGCTCCAGCACCAGCACCCCGGCGCCCTCACCGAGCACCAGTCCGTTGCGGCGCCGGTCGAACGGCCGGCTCGCCCCCGTCGGATCGTCCGCCCAACCACGCGCCAGCGCACGGGCGTTGGAGAAGGTGTCGACGAGCGTCGGGAACAGCGGGGCCTCCGCGCAGCCCGCCACCACCACGTCCGCCAGGTCCTCGCGCAGCAGCCGGAACCCCTCCGCGACGGACTGCGCCCCCGCCGCGCACGCCGTCGCGACCGCGGAGCTGTAGCCGCGGATGCCGTAGCGGATCGCCACCCGCGCCGCCGCCATGTTCGGCAGCATCCCCGGCAGCAGGTACGGACTGACGCCCAGTCGGCCGCGCGCGGCGCGCACCACCACCTGCGCCTCCAGCGTGGCCAGCCCGCCCGTCCCCGACAGCACCACCGCGATCCGGTGCGGGTCCACGTCGCGGCCCACCTCGATCCCGGCGTCCGCCATCGCGTCCTCCGCCGCCCGCAGGGCCAGCACGATGTACCGGTCCACCACCCGGCTCTCCGGCCCCGGCAGCACCGACGCCGGATCGATCGGCGGCGCGAACCCCGCCACCTCCAACGAGCCGTCCAGCGGCCCGCCCGGCACCGGCCGGGCCAGCCCCGAGCGACCCTCGCACATCGCCGACACCACCTCGTCGGCGCTGCACCCCACCGGCGTCACCATTCCCATCCCGGTGACGACGACACCCGCCCCGCCGGCTCCACCCGATCCACCCGCTCCGGCTGTGGCACTCACGGTCGAACTCCCTCCTGGTGCGGCAGTGATCCGTCCCCGGCCGGTTCCGGCCCGAGCAGGACGGCGGCGGCGCGATCCACGCCGCCCGGGACGTACGCCTGATCCACGCGGAGCAGCAACGCCGCCTCCGCATCCCCGTCCGCCAGCAGCAGCGCGGCCACCGCGAGCGCCCCGGCGGTGTCACCGACGCACACCACCGGCCCGGTCAGTCCCCAGCGCGACGCCACCAGCCCCGCCACGGCATTGGGCACCGCCTGGAAGAACAGCAACGGCCCCAGCCGCGCCCCGCCGTCGACGCCCTCCGCCACTCGAACCGCCCCCGCGAGGTCCCCCAGCGCACTGGCCACCAGGACGGCGGTCATCGGCAGTTGAGCCCCGCCCACCCGTTCCAGACACCGCCGGGCGACCTCCGCCGCCAGCGGGCTGAACGAGGACCCGACGAACCCGGGCACCGGCGGCGGGGCGGCCCCGTCCCCCACCTCCGGCCACTGCGCGGCGGCGAGCACGTGCAGACCGGCCGAGGCGGCAGCCGAGACCAGCGCCGGGACGGACGCCTCGGCCTGCGCCGGGACGGGCGTCTCGGCGTGGGCCGGGAGGGGCGTCCCGGTGTGCGCGGCCGACGGCCCGGTGAGGGCGGCGCCCGCCGCGTGGACGGCGGTCACGGGGCGCCGACCAGGAGCGCGGTGTTCGCCCCGCCGAACGCGGTGCTGAGACTCAGCGCGTGATCGGCGCCCGTGCGCGCGCCGGCCACGACCAGGTTCAGCGGGCAGTCGGAGTCCGGACCCAGCCAGCCCGCGTTGACGGGCAGCCGGCCCGCCTGCAACGCGCCGACGGCCACCAGCAGTTCGAGCAGCGCGCCGGCCTCCAGCGCCTGGCCGTGCACCGACTTGGTGGAACTCACCGGAACCGTCGCCGCATGCCGCCCCAGCGCCCGGTGCAAGGCCGCCGCCTCCGCCGCGTCCCCGACCGGGCTGCCCGTGCCGTGCGCGTTCACATAGCCGACCCGCTGCGGGCCGATGCCGCCGCGCCGCAGCGCGTCCGTGATCGCCCGGGCCAACCCGGCGCCGTCCGGCCGCGGCCGGCAGACGTGGTGGGCGTCGCCCGCCCGACCCCAGCCCGCCAGCACCGCCAGCGGCGAAGCCCCCCGCGTGCGGGCCGCCGACGCCGCCTCCACCACCACCGCCGCCACCCCGTCACCGAGCAGCAGCCCGCTCCGGCCGGAGCTGAACGGCCGCACCCGTCCGTCCCGGGCCAGCGCCCCGCCCGCGTCGAACAGGGCGAACTGGTCCGCCTCGACCAGGTATCCGGCTGCCACCACCACTCGCTCCAGCTGCCCCCGCGCCACCGCCGCAGCCGCGTCGGCGACCGCGGTCGCCGAGGCCACGCACGCCGAGGTGTACGCCCGGACCTCCCCGACAACCCGCCCCGGCGGGCCCGCTCGGCGGCGAACACCTGCGCGCCGTGCGCCGGGCGCGCCGCCGCGGCAACCCTCGGCAGCGCCGGGTCGCCGTGCAGCGCGAGGAAGAGCGGACAGCCGGCGCGAGCGGCGGCCGACAGCCCCGCCTCCGCGCAGGCCGCGGCGACCACCCCGTCCAACTCCCGCTCCAGCGACGGGTCCCCGGGATGCGTGGCGGCCCGGTCCACCCGGCGCCCGGAGACGTCGAAGCGCCGCACCGGGGCGAACGCCTCCGCGCCGTCGAGGGCGGCGGACAGCAACGGCCGGACACCCCGCCCGAAAGCGCTGAACACTCCCGCCCCGGTCACCACGACGGCGCGAGGGCCGCGGCGGGCGGTGGACACCGTGTCGGTCATGCCTCGATCACCTCCAACTGGCACGCGGAATACAACAGTTGACGCTGGCTCGGGCGCCGCAGGCGGGGTGCGTGGTCGCGCGGCGCGAAGGGGGAGGGCCGCCGACGCGCCGTCCGTCGCAGCCGGGGGCGCGGGCGCAACGGCCCGCCGTGGCCGCCGGGCCCCGGCGCCGCCCGCAGGGCGGACCGGTCCGCCCTGCGGGCGGCGCTGCCGGAGGTCAGATCCGGCTCCCGCCCCGGATCGCGGCCAGCAGCTCGACCACGTCGGTGACCGTGGCCACCCGCGACAGCGTCTCGTCGCTCAACCGGCAGCCGTGGCGCTCCTCGATCACGTGGACCAGCCAGGCCAGCTCCATCGAGTCGATCCGCTCCGGGACCTCCTCGGGCGTCCGACCGCCGAACTCCGCCAGCAGGGCCAGCACTTCGTCCCGCCCGGACGCGGCCGACCCGGTCACCGGCCGGCGGCGGAGGCCGAGCCGACCCGCTCGGCGACGGCGGAGGCGAACTCGCCCACCGTCATGGTGCCGAGCTGCTCCGCCTCGTCGTCGTCGAACCGGACCGTGAACCGCTCCTCGACCCGGACACCCAGCTCGGCCAGCGAGAGCGACTCGAGGTCGGCGCCGGCCGGGCCGAGCGGAGTGTCGTCGTCGATCCCGCCGATGTCGTAGTTCATCTCCTTCAGCGCGGTCAGCACGAACGCGCGGATCTCCTCGATCGAGGGCACCTCGGTGGACATCGCTGCAGCTTCCTTTCGGGTCGGACGAAGGACTCCGGACGGCTCAACCAGCCGTTCGGGAAAGCTCAGTCGGCGGGATCCCGGGATTCGGCCCGGGCCGCGGCCAGCACGGTCCGGTCGCGCACCGGCTTCCCGGTCGCGGTGCGCGGCAGCCGGTCCAGCAGGTGGAGCAGCCGCGGGCGCTTGTACGCCGCCAGCCGTTCGGCGAGCTGCGCCTCGATCCGCGCGACCCGGGCCGCCCGCCCGGCCGGACCGCCCGCCCCGGCGTCCTCGTCCAGGGCGAAGTACGCCTCGATCGAGGAACCGAGGAGGACCACGGCCGCGCTCACCCCGGGCAGGGCGGCCAAGGTGTGTTCGACCTCGGTGAGGTCGACCTTCAGGCCGCCGATGGAGACCTGGGAGTCCAGCCGGCCGAGGACCCGCACCCGCCCGGTGCGGGGGTCGACGGCGCCGCTGTCCTTGGTGCGCAGCCAGCCGTCCGCCCACCGGGCGGGGCCGGCGGCGGTCGGCGGTGCGCCGAGGTCGAGGTAGGGGGAGTGCTCGCGGGCGATCAGCAGTTCGCCGTCCGCCGCGCGGAGCCGGATGCCGGGGGCCGGGGTGAGTTCGGGCCGGTGCGCGCCGAACAGGTCGGTGGCGATGACGCCGACCTCGGTCATCCCGTACATGCTGCCGAGGCGGACGCCGTACCGGTCCACGAAGGCCTCGTGCACCTCGGCGCGGACGAGTTCGCCGCCGGTCGTCATGCCGGTGAGCTGGGGGAGCCGGGGCGGCGCGGCCGCCCAGGTGAGGAGTTCGAGGTGGAACGGCACGCCGAGCAGCGTGGTCGGCTCGGGGGCGGCCGCGACGGTGGCCAGGATGCCGTCCGCCGTCACCCGCCCGGGGAAGGCCAGCCGGACCCGGGCGTGCAGGCAGTGCAGCAGACCGCCGACCAGGCCCAGGACGTGCACGGTCGAGGCCAGCGAGACCATCCGTTCGCCCGCGCGGGGCACGCCGTCGAGCCGGGCGTACCGGTCGAGTTCGGCGACCAGGTCGGCCGCCGTCCGGCCGATGATCTTGGAAGGGCCGGTGGAGCCCGAGCTGAGCTGCACCAGGGCGTGCGGGCCGGCGGCGGGACGTCCGGGCCGGGCGGTGACCAGTTCGCGCTGGGTGTGGAAGCCGCGGGCCGGGCCACCGACCACCGGATCGGCGGCGGAGACCACCACCTGCGGATCCAGCCGGGCCAGCGCCTGTTCGGTCTCGAACGCGGTCAGGCGGTGGTCGAGCAGGGCGACCTGGGCGCCGATCCGCCAGCCGGCCAGCAGGTTGGCGACCAGCGCCAGCGACGGGGCCAGGCAGAGGGCGAGCGAGCCGCCCCGGCGCAGCCCGGCCGCGGCCAGCTCGGCCTGCCGATCGCGGACCAACTGCCGCAACTCGGCACGGCGGACGGGTTCTTCGAAGAACAGACAGGGTTCGGCGTCGGGGCCGCGCAACAGGATCTCGTCGACCCAGCCGGGATCGAGCAGGCCCGGCAGGTCCGGCAGCTCCCGCCCGGCCGGCAGGTCCGGCACGACCGGGGGGCCGGGTAAGCCCGGTGAGCTGCGAGAGCTGGATGGGAGCGCTCCCATGCTGCTCGGCGGTGCTGCGGCGGTGTCTTTCATGGAGT
The DNA window shown above is from Streptomyces sp. TLI_171 and carries:
- a CDS encoding class I adenylate-forming enzyme family protein, with translation MPDLPAGRELPDLPGLLDPGWVDEILLRGPDAEPCLFFEEPVRRAELRQLVRDRQAELAAAGLRRGGSLALCLAPSLALVANLLAGWRIGAQVALLDHRLTAFETEQALARLDPQVVVSAADPVVGGPARGFHTQRELVTARPGRPAAGPHALVQLSSGSTGPSKIIGRTAADLVAELDRYARLDGVPRAGERMVSLASTVHVLGLVGGLLHCLHARVRLAFPGRVTADGILATVAAAPEPTTLLGVPFHLELLTWAAAPPRLPQLTGMTTGGELVRAEVHEAFVDRYGVRLGSMYGMTEVGVIATDLFGAHRPELTPAPGIRLRAADGELLIAREHSPYLDLGAPPTAAGPARWADGWLRTKDSGAVDPRTGRVRVLGRLDSQVSIGGLKVDLTEVEHTLAALPGVSAAVVLLGSSIEAYFALDEDAGAGGPAGRAARVARIEAQLAERLAAYKRPRLLHLLDRLPRTATGKPVRDRTVLAAARAESRDPAD
- a CDS encoding beta-ketoacyl synthase N-terminal-like domain-containing protein; its protein translation is MASATAVADAAAAVARGQLERVVVAAGYLVEADQFALFDAGGALARDGRVRPFSSGRSGLLLGDGVAAVVVEAASAARTRGASPLAVLAGWGRAGDAHHVCRPRPDGAGLARAITDALRRGGIGPQRVGYVNAHGTGSPVGDAAEAAALHRALGRHAATVPVSSTKSVHGQALEAGALLELLVAVGALQAGRLPVNAGWLGPDSDCPLNLVVAGARTGADHALSLSTAFGGANTALLVGAP
- a CDS encoding thiamine pyrophosphate-dependent dehydrogenase E1 component subunit alpha; protein product: MADDPSDPAALYRTVALIRGFEERAVQLVRAGVVPGGIHPYTGQEAVAAGSCAALRPDDVVTSTHRGHGHVLAKGADPARMMAELAGRATGLNRGRGGSMHAADFAVGVLGANAIVGAAVPIAAGAAWALRRAGSDRVAVSYFGDGAVSQGVLLEAFNLAALWRTPTVLVCENNGFATSMRTADTVAGSIPGRARAFGIPARTVDGTDPQAVREATAEAVARARAGDGPTLLECVVYRWDAHHTWEHAARPRYRSAAEVAEGRARDPLEVQGARIPAAQRAAIDAELGQLLDYAVEFALTSPHPDPASALDGLYASGLRGRSGAGVR
- a CDS encoding acyl carrier protein, with translation MSTEVPSIEEIRAFVLTALKEMNYDIGGIDDDTPLGPAGADLESLSLAELGVRVEERFTVRFDDDEAEQLGTMTVGEFASAVAERVGSASAAGR
- a CDS encoding alpha-ketoacid dehydrogenase subunit beta: MANLSYLKALNRAVADEMARDADVCVFGEDVRVAVSNVTAGLLKRFGPERVLDTPISEQAFTSFATGAALAGVRPLVEFQIPALLFLVFEQIANQAHKLALMTGGQTRVPVTYLLPGSGSRESWAGQHSDHPYSLFAHVGVKTVVPATPSDAYGLLVSALREDDPVVVFAPAGSLGVREDVDLAALAPVPLGVGRVHRAGTDVTVVAVGHLVQEALAVAEEVAGRISVEVFDPRSLFPFDWDGLAASLERTGRLVVVDDSNRSCGIGAEVVATAAEEMRLLAPPRRVTRPDGAVLPFAPALDLACQPSRAQLRAAVEQVVRRPVGDGWRRAE
- a CDS encoding beta-ketoacyl synthase; the encoded protein is MSATAGAGGSGGAGGAGVVVTGMGMVTPVGCSADEVVSAMCEGRSGLARPVPGGPLDGSLEVAGFAPPIDPASVLPGPESRVVDRYIVLALRAAEDAMADAGIEVGRDVDPHRIAVVLSGTGGLATLEAQVVVRAARGRLGVSPYLLPGMLPNMAAARVAIRYGIRGYSSAVATACAAGAQSVAEGFRLLREDLADVVVAGCAEAPLFPTLVDTFSNARALARGWADDPTGASRPFDRRRNGLVLGEGAGVLVLERAAHADGRGAAGYAEVLGWGASNDAHHPTTPRPDGGGAAACMRMALRSAGIGPAEVGYVNAHGTGTKVGDAAEAAAIREVFGPAGPPVSSTKAVTGHLLGASGVVESAVSVLALRRGLLPPTHNLDDPDPACELDHVRKGPRPVPGIGHVLSNSFGFGGHNVSLVLGHPGTRLVRPV
- a CDS encoding beta-ketoacyl synthase N-terminal-like domain-containing protein: MTAVHAAGAALTGPSAAHTGTPLPAHAETPVPAQAEASVPALVSAAASAGLHVLAAAQWPEVGDGAAPPPVPGFVGSSFSPLAAEVARRCLERVGGAQLPMTAVLVASALGDLAGAVRVAEGVDGGARLGPLLFFQAVPNAVAGLVASRWGLTGPVVCVGDTAGALAVAALLLADGDAEAALLLRVDQAYVPGGVDRAAAVLLGPEPAGDGSLPHQEGVRP
- a CDS encoding acyl carrier protein, with the translated sequence MTGSAASGRDEVLALLAEFGGRTPEEVPERIDSMELAWLVHVIEERHGCRLSDETLSRVATVTDVVELLAAIRGGSRI
- a CDS encoding phytanoyl-CoA dioxygenase family protein, which gives rise to MAGEVRFELTAEESALLPDAADVAFYAEHGWYLSKQLFTDAEVDRLAAASEAYYAGERSRALPVRPPRLAAWQPSDGPVQRHNDYVHYESDPIAKVLGKPLLGAVAALLAGAAEIRVFQSTLILKPPIAGAPSNIVPWHIDKHYWSTCSSERMLTAFVPFHDCDEEMGTLTVVDGSHRWREVGREDSVTRHFADRDRGDLERLLAVNARHNGAEIRKVPLVIPKGHVSFHHCRTYHGSGPNRSARPRRAVSFHLQDGANEYRPFPLADGSPAVYNHDVLVRRLPDGRPDYADPEFCPVLWRSEGAGGRG
- a CDS encoding class I adenylate-forming enzyme family protein; this translates as MTDTGIRARLAADPDLGTGNVLWKLLEHGADPDGPGAAFDVPVDGFPAWQPLTLGRLRERVAARAAWWHGQGVGPRDPVALYVSGSADCLLNFLALAWLGAVPALMNRHLPGDVAAEYLRRLRGVALLTDPELRARLAGEELPAGLHADAAEPGTGDPALAPAPYRHHADDPVVITHSSGTTRMPAAVVHSHASLFAATRLFRLAAPRARGVGRILSALPAAHAAGVSTLNLALCNRSEVLFLSTQGDGAAVLAGIERWRPTGVFGFAAAWAQLARLDLGGGRLDSVELWFNTGDCAHEPHIRRLVASGSRVTVTREGVRRVPGSSFVDGLGSTEMGHSAFHLTHRPGTERYGRCVGVPHGFAEVALLDLATGREVPVGEVGHFGLKAPTLAPGYWNDSAATYRNRLDGWYLTGDLMYRDEEGYYFHVDRAVDAVDLGGGEWLYTALSEERILAACPDEHDCTVVSLQVDGRVVTDVLLALRPDADPSADRVPAVRAALTAAAAATLREVVAVSERDLIVGPTGKVRKFLMRQRHRAAAAAI
- the hppD gene encoding 4-hydroxyphenylpyruvate dioxygenase, coding for MKILGVDHVEFYVGDARQAAYVLSAGMGFRLLGQGGPETGLAGQRTLLLGQGGCRVLLTSGLTADHPAARYVARHGDGVAVVAFGVADAAAAFDAAVAGGAAAVERPAVHGRSLVTAAVSGFGDVVHRLVERRGDGEEFLPGLRAVSQPGDPEPGGRPELVDGIDHAAVCVPHGQLGVTTEFYRRAFGFEVIFEEYIEVADQGMFSQVVQAPGGGVTLTLIQPDPSRAPGQIDDFLAWHGGPGVQHLALACADVAGAVDAMAARGIGFAATPDGYYDTLPGSPPERLRRRGILLDRDHWGELFQIFATSMHLRRTFFWELIERHGARTFGTSNIPALYEAKERELAAVRVPAEVVR